The sequence TCCTCAAAACCATTCCAGAGGGTAGCGCCCTGATGTGCGCGGGGCTTTCCGCCGACTATCATCACTTCATGGCAGAGCATCGCAGCCTGTATCTGTTCGATCACCAGTTCCTGACCGCCGTTCCGGTACGCGCCAACGGATAGCACGCCGACGGGCACGTTTGCCAAGAGGAGTGTGGGTTCACGCAGTATGGCAAGACGTTCAAGAAAGGCTTTACAGAGGGAACTCATGGTGCGAAAATACGTCGGCGAGCCGATGATCAATCCGAAGAGGTTGGGGGCTCGCAACACCGGCAAGAGCGATTCGAAATCGTCTTCGACGCCGGTACCGCCGGAGGAACTGCTGCCATCTGAGCCGCCAATCGTGAGTTCTCCCAAATCGAGCAGCGCCGTTTCAATGCGCGAATTGGCGGCGCTGGCCGCGTCGAGCGACTCTTTCACAGCCGTTGCAGTGGTCATTCCCTTGCGGGGGCTGCACGATACGCCCACCACAAGAAGCTTCTGCGTGGAATCGGCATTGGCCTCGCCGGCCATTGCGCCTTGTTCAAGCAATCCCGACGCCGCCGTAACGCCGGCGGCCCGCAACATGGTACGGCGCGTGAAATACTCTTGCATGACTTGTCTCCTATCGTTCCGTATCGCGGCCTGTTCCCGTCAATTACGTATTTCGCGATGGCACATCATGCCGTGTAGACCATCCAAAGACCGCCCAGCAGGACCAGCGCACCGCATGCCTTCTTCACGACGCTGGTTCCCCGCGAGTCCTCATTCCAGTTCATGAATCGCTGCACCAACTCGGTCGACGTGCCTGCCACGACAATGACTGAACAGTGGCCGATGCCGTACGCCAGGAGCAGCAGCACGCCATAGCCGAG comes from Candidatus Hydrogenedentota bacterium and encodes:
- a CDS encoding flavodoxin family protein; this encodes MQEYFTRRTMLRAAGVTAASGLLEQGAMAGEANADSTQKLLVVGVSCSPRKGMTTATAVKESLDAASAANSRIETALLDLGELTIGGSDGSSSSGGTGVEDDFESLLPVLRAPNLFGLIIGSPTYFRTMSSLCKAFLERLAILREPTLLLANVPVGVLSVGAYRNGGQELVIEQIQAAMLCHEVMIVGGKPRAHQGATLWNGFEDDIMKDELGIESARKLGVRVAEAAARIAR